GGGCGAAATCAGCCAGCATCTGCTGACCGACCCCGGCTCACTCACGCCCCTGCTCAAGCGCCTGGAGAGCGAGGGCCTGCTCGAACGCAACCGCAGCCGCGAGGACGAACGGGTGGTGCTGGTGCACCTGACCGACAAGGGGCGTGCCTTGCAGGAGCAGGCCAAAACGGTGCCACCGTGCATTCTCAAGGCCAGCGGACGCAGCCTCGAACGCCTGCAGCAGCTGCAAGCCGATTTGCTGGACTTGCGTGACAACCTGCAAAAGCACCTCTGACGGCTAAGCTGTGTGATGCCCGTTCCGATGAGCGGTGAGCATTTATCTTGCGCACAAACTAATTGCGCGCTAATTTAAATTCCGTACCCACCCGGCGCTCCTGCCTTGATCAGGGCGCACAGCACATTCGCGAGGATCATCATGCAAAAGGTCGACCCGCTGTACATCGCAGAAGCCACCTCCACCGGCGGTCGCGACGGCAAGTCCCGCTCCAGCGACGGCAAGTTGGAAGTCACGCTGAGCACCCCCAAAGAGCTGGGCGGCGCGGGTGGTGACGGCACCAACCCCGAGCAGATGTTCGCGGCCGGTTACTCGGCGTGCTTCATCGGCGCGCTGAAGTTCGTGGCCGGTCAGGAGAAAAAGCAGCTGCCCGCAACCGCCTCGATCACCGCCAAGGTAGGCATTGGCCAGATCCCCGGTGGCTTTGGCCTGGATATCGACCTGAACATCAATCTGCCGGGCCTGGCACAAGCTGAAGCAGAGGGGCTGGTGGAGAAAGCGCACAAGGTTTGCCCGTATTCCAATGCAACCCGTGGCAATGTGGATGTGCGACTGCATGTGACGGTCTGAAGCCGCTGCTTTCTAACTGTGGGAGCCAGCTTGCCGGCGATTGGGCCTGAGCAGGCAACCTGAATAGCCTGGTCGGGCCCTATCGCCGGCAAGCCGGCTCCTACAGGGATCGGTGCAAGCATCGGAATTTGTTACAGGCACAAAAAAACCCGGCCAAGGCCGGGTTTTTCGTGCGCGTCGCAAGAAGAATTACTTCTTGGAACGGCCCTTGAAGCTGTTGTCGCGAGTGTCGATGTCGATCCACTCGTCGATCTGGATGAAGTCGGCAACCTGGATCTCAGTGCCGTTCTTCAGTTTGGCAGGCTTCATGACCTTGCCGGAGGTGTCGCCGCGGGCAGCGTTCTCGGTGTAGACAACCTGACGGCTGATGGTGGTCGGCAGTTCAACCGATACCAGGCGGCCTTCGAAGAAGACGGCTTCGCAGATGTCTTCCATGCCTTCTTCGATGTACGGCAGAACGGCGTCGATGTCTTCGGCGTTCAGTTCGTACATGGTGTAGTCGGTGGTGTCCATGAAGGTGTACGCGTCACCGCTGATGAACGACAGGGTCGCTTCTTTGCGATCCAGGATCACGTCGTCCAGCTTGTCGTCCGCACCGTAGACGGTTTCGGTCTTGTAGCCGGTCAGCAGGTTCTTCAGCTTGGTCTTCATGATCGCGCTGTTGCGACCCGACTTGGTGAATTCGGCTTTCTGGACCAGCCACGGGTCGTTGTCGATCCGCAGTACGGTACCGGGTTTCAGTTCTTTACCAGTTTTCATTACGAAGTATCCGAATCTGGATGGATTTATAAAAATCGAGGCCGCGTATCATAGCGAATTTCGGTAAAACTGTACCAGCGCCTTGGCGAGGTCCGGCCGAGCGGCCTGGCGGGACGCCCAGTCGTGGGCATGCTGCTGCAGTTCTGGCCAGTGTTTACGGGCCCGTTGCCAGGCCTGGCGCATGTCGAAATTCATGTTCCAGGCACGCCACAATGCCATCAGTGCCTGCGCGGCATCATCCGACAAGCCCTGTCGATAATGGCCAAGAAAAGCTTCGAGCTTTTCCCAGTGGGCATTTTCTTCCTGCACGTAGATATGCCAGAGCATAGGGCGGCCGGCCCACTGCGCCCGCACGAACGAGTCCTCGCCGCGCACAGCGTTGAAGTCGCAGCACCAGAGCAGGCGGTCGTAGTCGTCCTGGCTGACGAATGGCAGAATCTGCACCGTCAGCGCGCCGCGCTGGTGCAAGTCGCCCACGGCCAGCCCAGGCTCGCCCAGCCAGTTGCCGAGGTCGGCAAGGATGCGGCCTTGCGGTACCAGCAGGTGCGTGGCGCAGGTGTCGGTGGCCAGTGCATCGAGCCAGGCCCCGAGCTGCGGATTTTCGTAGGCGAACAGGGAAACGAGCTGCGCATCGCCCTGTGCCTGAACACCCAGCCCCTGCAAGAACGCCTCGCGCGCTTCGGCCGATTGCTGCAAGACGTCGCGCTGCCCCAGCAACGACGCTTCGCGCAGCAGCCCACCGGTCTTGTCGGTAAACCCCGGAAAGAAAAACACCTTGCGCAGGCCATTGGCTTGCGGCGATGGCAGGCCGTGGCACCCTTCGACCCAGTCCTCGGCGCTGAGATAATCGAGGTTCAGCCACAGGGGGGGCGTGGCACGGGCGCGCATGGCGTCGATGTACGGTGCTGGCAACTGGCAGGCAAAGGCACCGATGACCACATCGGCCGGCTCAACGGGCTGCCACTGGGCCGGCCAAGCGCGCACCTCGACGCCCTGCTGCCATTGCTGCAGGGCACTGGCGTGCGCGCCTGGGCACATGGGTACGAAGGCGTTCAGGTCATCCACCCACAGTCGTACCGCCAGATCATGCTCGGCCACCAGCTGCCGGGCCAGGCGCCAGGTCACGCCGATATCGCCATAGTTGTCGACGACGGTACAGAAAATGTCCCAGGTGACCTTCATTTACCCTCCGCTCGCCCAGCGCAAAAACCGCGAATTCTGCGGCCAAATTGTCGCCGACAAAAGCACTGGCGCTGAAATTGCGCCCGATGCCATGCGACAATGGCGGCTCGACCCGCCCTGCCAGGAGGCCGCCATGCCCCGCCAACGTGAACTGAAGATCACCCTCAAGCCCCTGCAGCTCATCGCCTGCGTGGCCTTTGGCCTGTGGCTCGGCGCCGTGGCCATTGCCCTGAGCCTGTGGCTGGCCCTGCAGCTCTGGCCGGAGCACGTGCAACCCGTGGCCCAGGCGGTCGTCCCTGCTGTCGCCGCACCGGCGGCTGCCCCCGAGCCACCGACCAATGCGCAGAGCGAGATGTTCGAACGTTACAAAGACATTCTGCACAAGCAGGAACTGCAGCAGGCCGCCGAAGCCGCCCAGGGCAACCCGCGCAACCTCAACAGCCCCAAGTGCCAGTTCTGGCTGTCGCAGAATCGCACTGCGCCGACCGACAAGAGCCAGGCCAACGTGCTGGAGTTCTGTTACTGATCATGGACAAGGCCGCCCTGCTTTCTCGCATCATCGTTGCCCTGCAAGCGGACATGGAGGTTTTGCGCCGCGCGGCGCAGACCGCCTACGAAACCGCCACCGCCGAAGAGAACATCGCCGAGAACAAGTATGACACCCTGGGCTTGGAAGCGTCGTACCTGGCCACTGGACAGGCCCGGCGCACGGCCGAGATTCGCCAGGCGCTGCTGACCTACCAGCAATTGCTGCTGCGGGACTATGACCCGGCGCGCGGGGTGCAGGTGAGCAATCTGGTGACGCTGGAAGATGAGGATGGCGGGCAGCGCTTGCTGTTTCTGGGGCCTGAGGCGGCCGGGTTGAAGATTGGCGAGGGTGAAGGGCTGGTGACTGTGATTACTCCGCGTTCGCCCCTGGGGCAATTGCTGGTCGGAAAGAAGGTCGATGATGAGGTGAGCCTGGGGTCGCAGGCGTTCTTCGTGATCGAGGTTGTCTGAGCCGGCCCTGTCGCCGGCTCGCCTACACGCCCGCCAACGCATCGAACCGCCCTGCCAACCCCCGCGCAGCAAACTGCTCCACCACAAAGTCGATGAACGCCCGGGTCTTGCCCGGCAACAGCTTGTGCCCGGCGTAGTACAGGCTGATATGCCCATCGTCGACATACCAGTCAGGCAGCACCCGCTGCAGCGACCCTGCATCCAAATACGGCACGGCAAACGGCAGGCTGACCAGGGCAATTCCCAACCCCTGCACGGCCACTGCGCAAGCCGCATCCGAATCGCTCATGGTCATCGCCTGGCGCAACAACAGGGGCTGCTGCTCCTGCCTGCGGCTGGTCAACGGCCAGGACCGTACCCGCCCGGTTTGCGGTGAACGGATCAAGATCCCATCGTGACGTTGCAGCACCTCGGGGTCTTCGATCGGTGCGTGTCGCTGAAGGTACCCGGGCGACGCCACCAATACCCGGTGCGCCACCGTCAGCTTGCGCGCCACCACCCCGGGCGGCAGCTCGAAACCACCCCCAATGGCGGCATCGAAGCCCTGGCCGATCAAGTCCACCTGCCGGTTGTCGAAATGCCAGTCCGGCGTGATCGCCGGGTACCGCCGCAAGAATTCGCCCAGCAACGGCAGCACATACAACCGGCCGAACACCGTGCCCATGCTCACCCGTAACAGCCCCGCCGGCTGGCCTTCGGCGCTGGCCAGGTTGGCCACGGCGTACTGGATGGTGCGGAAGCTGTCACTCACCTCACCCAGAAAACGCTGCCCTGCTTCGGTCAGGGTGAGCTTGCGCGTACTACGCTGGAACAGCCGCACCCCGAGGCGCGCTTCCAGCTGGGCAACGTGCTTGCCCACCGCCGCCGGGGTCAGGCTCAGGCGCCTGGCTGCCTCGGCGAAACTGCCGACCTCGGCGCTGCGAATGAAACACTCAAGGGCGCTGAAGGATTCAGTAGCCATGATTACCAACCAAAAGTTCACTCTGCTGATAGTGATTGCCATCTTATCAGCAGGTAATCATGAGTCGATACTGCGCCCATCCAAGGCATTCGGCCTTGCTTCCAGCAGGAGATCAGCATGTCCAAGCAACTTACTCTCGAAGGCAAAGCAGCCCTGGTCCAGGGCGGTTCGCGCGGCATCGGCGCTGCCATCGTGCGCCGCCTGGCCCGCGAAGGCACACACGTGGCCTTCACCTATGTCAGCTCCGAAGGCCCGGCCCAGGCCCTGGTCGAAGAAGTGCAGGCAGCCGGTGGCAAGGCCCTGGCCCTGCGCGCCGACAGTGCCGACGCCGCCGCTGTGCAACTGGCTGTGGACGACACCGTAAAAGCCTTCGGCCGCCTCGACATCCTGGTCAACAACGCCGGCGTGCTGGCCGTGGCCCCGCTGGCCGAGTTCGACCTGGCGGACTTCGACCGCACCCTGGCAGTCAACGTGCGCAGCGTCTTCGTCGCCAGCCAGGCCGCCGCACG
The Pseudomonas sp. KU43P genome window above contains:
- a CDS encoding MarR family winged helix-turn-helix transcriptional regulator, whose translation is MNADTQASCDELLLDNQVCFALHSTSLLMTKVYKPLLQALGLTYPQYLAMLVLWEQDGLTVGEISQHLLTDPGSLTPLLKRLESEGLLERNRSREDERVVLVHLTDKGRALQEQAKTVPPCILKASGRSLERLQQLQADLLDLRDNLQKHL
- a CDS encoding organic hydroperoxide resistance protein, whose product is MQKVDPLYIAEATSTGGRDGKSRSSDGKLEVTLSTPKELGGAGGDGTNPEQMFAAGYSACFIGALKFVAGQEKKQLPATASITAKVGIGQIPGGFGLDIDLNINLPGLAQAEAEGLVEKAHKVCPYSNATRGNVDVRLHVTV
- the efp gene encoding elongation factor P; translation: MKTGKELKPGTVLRIDNDPWLVQKAEFTKSGRNSAIMKTKLKNLLTGYKTETVYGADDKLDDVILDRKEATLSFISGDAYTFMDTTDYTMYELNAEDIDAVLPYIEEGMEDICEAVFFEGRLVSVELPTTISRQVVYTENAARGDTSGKVMKPAKLKNGTEIQVADFIQIDEWIDIDTRDNSFKGRSKK
- the earP gene encoding elongation factor P maturation arginine rhamnosyltransferase EarP; protein product: MKVTWDIFCTVVDNYGDIGVTWRLARQLVAEHDLAVRLWVDDLNAFVPMCPGAHASALQQWQQGVEVRAWPAQWQPVEPADVVIGAFACQLPAPYIDAMRARATPPLWLNLDYLSAEDWVEGCHGLPSPQANGLRKVFFFPGFTDKTGGLLREASLLGQRDVLQQSAEAREAFLQGLGVQAQGDAQLVSLFAYENPQLGAWLDALATDTCATHLLVPQGRILADLGNWLGEPGLAVGDLHQRGALTVQILPFVSQDDYDRLLWCCDFNAVRGEDSFVRAQWAGRPMLWHIYVQEENAHWEKLEAFLGHYRQGLSDDAAQALMALWRAWNMNFDMRQAWQRARKHWPELQQHAHDWASRQAARPDLAKALVQFYRNSL
- a CDS encoding transcription elongation factor GreAB gives rise to the protein MDKAALLSRIIVALQADMEVLRRAAQTAYETATAEENIAENKYDTLGLEASYLATGQARRTAEIRQALLTYQQLLLRDYDPARGVQVSNLVTLEDEDGGQRLLFLGPEAAGLKIGEGEGLVTVITPRSPLGQLLVGKKVDDEVSLGSQAFFVIEVV
- a CDS encoding LysR family transcriptional regulator; the protein is MATESFSALECFIRSAEVGSFAEAARRLSLTPAAVGKHVAQLEARLGVRLFQRSTRKLTLTEAGQRFLGEVSDSFRTIQYAVANLASAEGQPAGLLRVSMGTVFGRLYVLPLLGEFLRRYPAITPDWHFDNRQVDLIGQGFDAAIGGGFELPPGVVARKLTVAHRVLVASPGYLQRHAPIEDPEVLQRHDGILIRSPQTGRVRSWPLTSRRQEQQPLLLRQAMTMSDSDAACAVAVQGLGIALVSLPFAVPYLDAGSLQRVLPDWYVDDGHISLYYAGHKLLPGKTRAFIDFVVEQFAARGLAGRFDALAGV
- a CDS encoding 3-oxoacyl-ACP reductase family protein, with product MSKQLTLEGKAALVQGGSRGIGAAIVRRLAREGTHVAFTYVSSEGPAQALVEEVQAAGGKALALRADSADAAAVQLAVDDTVKAFGRLDILVNNAGVLAVAPLAEFDLADFDRTLAVNVRSVFVASQAAARYMGQGGRIINIGSTNAERMPFAGGAPYAMSKSALVGLTKGMARDLGPQGITVNNVQPGPVDTDMNPASGEFAESLIPLMAIGRYGQADEIASFVAYLAGPEAGYITGASLTADGGFAA